Proteins encoded together in one Solanum lycopersicum chromosome 7, SLM_r2.1 window:
- the LOC101252504 gene encoding uncharacterized protein yields MQHAPKAIILPTPQITLKFPPQFLNLRTSSRKKLELNQSIAFLITLYKLFIRTKKLTSTPQYSICFTMGHFIKQVVCILFLVISTPSVQIEARNSKFMIIPTSPSPAPTPISNEISFPPFSSLSPTPAPAPTPDFNDFGFPPLSFLSPTPSPIEGDQDPGLPTPAGAPEEGDIEAPAPLLSDTPYGLYGPHAQEVPSTTLTNFDDVEKELQGARFNTDESYNNNNNNNNNNGYSDNYNYDSHSKNYNNNDGHSENYNNNNGYSQNYNNNDFSETYNNNDDAFSENHNNNNDAFSENHNNNNDGFSENYNNLNHNNNDFSEKYNHNNNDFSENYNNNNNVFSKNYNNNNDFSEKYNNNNNVFSENYNNNNNDFSEKYNNNNKLYSENNNNNNNDDNSYSKNYNSNNDFSENYNNNNNGFSENYNNNDFSGNYKTNNNNNVFSENYNNNGYSNSYNNNNNNNRYSENMSERQGLSDTRFLNNGKYYYDIKNDNPNNNNDHANSYNNNANMVETQGFSETRFSDNGNYFYGKNGEKMTMEEFKRQQDYPGTEDQYELP; encoded by the coding sequence ATGCAGCATGCACCAAAAGCCATAATTTTACCTACCCCACAAATCACACTAAAATTTCCCCCACAATTCCTCAATCTACGCACATCATCACGGAAAAAGCTAGAATTAAACCAAAGTATTGCATTTTTAATAACTTTATATAAACTCTTCATAAGAACCAAGAAATTAACCAGTACACCTCAATATTCTATTTGTTTCACTATGGGGCATTTTATCAAGCAAGTGGTGTGCATTCTGTTCTTGGTGATTTCAACTCCGTCTGTGCAAATTGAAGCTAGAAATAGCAAGTTTATGATAATTCCTACATCTCCTTCACCTGCTCCTACTCCGATTTCTAATGAAATTAGTTTCCCTCCTTTTTCATCGTTAAgtccaacaccagcaccagcaccAACACCGGACTTTAATGATTTTGGATTTCCTCCTTTGTCGTTTTTAAGTCCAACACCATCACCGATAGAGGGTGATCAAGATCCTGGTTTGCCAACACCGGCGGGGGCACCGGAGGAAGGTGATATTGAAGCACCAGCACCACTTTTGAGTGACACTCCTTATGGACTTTATGGTCCTCATGCTCAGGAAGTTCCTTCTACTACTCTCACAAATTTTGATGATGTAGAAAAGGAATTACAAGGTGCCCGTTTCAACACGGACGAGTcctacaataacaataacaacaacaacaataacaatggATACTCTGATAATTACAACTACGATAGCCACTCGAAGAATTACAACAACAATGATGGTCACTCGGAGaattacaataacaacaatGGGTATTCCCAAAATTACAACAACAATGATTTCTCCGAGACTTACAACAACAACGACGATGCTTTCTCAGAgaatcacaacaacaacaatgatgCTTTCTCGGAgaatcacaacaacaacaatgatgGTTTTTCGGAGAATTACAACAACCTCAACCATAACAACAATGATTTCTCCGAAAAatacaaccacaacaacaatGATTTCTCCGAgaattacaacaacaacaacaatgttTTCTCCAAgaattacaacaataacaatgatTTCTCCGagaaatacaacaacaacaacaatgttTTCTCCGAgaattacaacaacaacaacaatgatttCTCCGagaaatacaacaacaacaacaaactctACTCTgagaataataacaacaacaacaacgacgaCAATAGCTACTCCAAGAATTACAACAGCAACAATGATTTCTCCGAgaattacaacaacaacaacaatggtTTCTCTGAAAATTACAACAACAATGACTTCTCGGGGAATTACAAaactaacaacaacaacaatgttTTCTCTGAGAATTACAACAACAACGGGTACTCCAATagttacaacaacaacaacaacaacaacagataCTCTGAGAATATGTCAGAGAGGCAAGGATTAAGCGACACAAGATTCTTGAACAATGGCAAGTACTACTATGACATCAAGAATGACAAtcccaacaacaacaatgatcATGCTAACAGCTACAATAACAATGCAAATAtggtggaaactcaaggattcAGTGAGACACGATTTTCGGACAATGGCAACTACTTTTATGGTAAAAATGGTGAGAAAATGACCATGGAAGAGTTCAAAAGACAACAGGACTATCCAGGCACTGAGGATCAGTATGAACTTCCTTGA
- the LOC101252199 gene encoding 26S proteasome non-ATPase regulatory subunit 2 homolog A yields the protein MSKTPDPNSTDASGSKSTKEEATIKVPSKDPKKKDDKKDEDLSEEDLALKQQLELYVERAQDADPGLQKVALESMRQEIRTSTSSMTSVPKPLKFLRPHYGTLKGFYEKMPDSDLKKLMADILSVLALTMSAEGERESLKYRLVGSQGEIGSWGHEYVRNLAGEISQEYVKRQSEEASIDDLMELVQQIVAFHMKHNAEPEAVDLLMEVEDLDLLVEHVDNTNYKRTCSYLTSSAKYLPGPDDMLVLDIAYTIYMKFEEYPSALVTALYLDNTQYVKQVFTSCDDLLRKKQFCYILARHGQTFELDEEMCAEDEEREGLQEIINNTKLSEGYLTLARDIEVMEAKTPDDIYKPHLLDGRASAGASVDSARQNLASTFVNAFVNAGFGQDKLMTVPSEASSGGASTSWLFKNKEHGKASAAASLGMILLWDVDSGLAQIDKYFHSTDTHVIAGALLGVGIVNCGIKNECDPALALLAEYIDKEDPSIRIGAIMGLGLAYAGSQNEQIRSKLTPILGDSKASLDVLAFTAISLGLVYVGSCNEEIAQAIIFALMERSESELGEPFARLLPLGLGLLYLGKQESVEATAEVSKTFNEKIRKHCDMTLLSCAYAGTGNVLKVQHFLGQCAQHFEKGETFQGPAVLGIAMVAMAEELGLEMAIRSLEHLLQYGEQNIRRAVPLALALLCISNPKVNVMDTLSRLSHDSDSEVAMAAIISLGLIGAGTNNARIAGMLRNLSSYYYKEANLLFCVRIAQGLVHLGKGLLTLSPYHSEHFLLSPTALAGLVTLLHACLDMKAIILGKYHYILYFLTLAMQPRMLLTVDENLKPLSVPVRVGQAVDVVGQAGRPKTITGFQTHSTPVLLAAGDRAELATEKYIPLSPILEGFVILKENPDYRDDQ from the exons ATGTCGAAGACACCGGATCCAAACAGTACAGATGCTAGCGGCAGCAAGTCTACAAAAGAAGAGGCAACAATTAAGGTTCCTTCTAAGGACCCAAAGAAGAAGGATGATAAGAAGGATGAAGATCTC TCGGAGGAGGATTTGGCGTTGAAGCAGCAACTGGAACTGTATGTGGAGAGGGCTCAAGATGCTGATCCAGGACTACAAAAGGTTGCACTTGAGAGTATGAG ACAGGAAATACGTACATCAACAAGCTCGATGACATCAGTTCCAAAACCATTGAAGTTCTTGCGTCCCCACTATGGAACACTGAAGGGATTTTATGAAAAGATGCCAGACTCAGATTTGAAG AAACTTATGGCAGATATACTTTCTGTTTTGGCTCTGACAATGTCTGCTGAAGGAGAAAGG GAGAGCTTGAAGTATAGACTGGTGGGCTCTCAAGGTGAAATTGGTTCCTGGGGACATGAATACGTTAG GAACTTAGCTGGAGAAATTTCTCAAGAGTATGTAAAACGACag AGTGAAGAAGCCTCAATTGATGATCTAATGGAGCTTGTGCAACAAATTGTTGCTTTTCACATGAAG CATAATGCTGAGCCCGAGGCTGTTGATCTTTTAATGGAG GTTGAAGATCTTGATCTCTTAGTTGAGCACGTTGATAATACAAATTACAAAAGGACATGCTCCTATCTCACCAGTTCAGCTAA ATACCTTCCTGGACCTGACGACATGTTGGTTCTTGATATTGCATATACCATCTATATGAAATTTGAGGAGTATCCGAGTGCACTTGTGACTGCACTATACCTGGATAACACACAG TATGTAAAGCAAGTTTTTACATCGTGTGATGATCTTCTGCGGAAGAAGCAGTTCTGTTACATTCTTGCTCGCCAT GGTCAGACATTTGAGCTTGATGAAGAGATGTGTGCAGAAGATGAAGAAAGAGAAGGATTACAGGAGATAATTAACAACACTAAATTAAGTGAAGGCTATCTTACACTTGCTCGTGATATTGAGGTTATGGAAGCAAAAACCCCTGATGACATATACAAG CCACATTTGCTTGATGGCCGGGCTAGTGCAGGGGCAAGTGTAGATTCTGCAAGACAAAATTTGGCCTCTACATTTGTAAATGCCTTTGTCAATGCTGGCTTTGGTCAG GATAAGTTGATGACTGTACCCTCAGAGGCGTCAAGTGGTGGTGCCTCAACAAGCTggcttttcaaaaataaagaacaTGGAAAAGCTAGCGCTGCAGCTAGTCTG GGTATGATCCTGCTTTGGGATGTTGATTCTGGTCTTGCACAAATTGACAAGTATTTTCATAGTACTGATACCCACGTCATTGCTGGTGCACTATTGGGAGTTGGGATTGTGAACTGTGGTATCAAGAACGAATGTGACCCT GCATTGGCACTTCTAGCTGAATATATAGACAAAGAGGACCCTTCAATTAGAATCGGTGCTATAATGGGCCTTGGTCTTGCTTATGCTGGTTCTCAGAATGAGCAG ATCCGTAGTAAATTGACACCAATACTTGGAGATAGCAAGGCGTCCCTTGATGTGCTTGCCTTTACTGCTATATCATTGGGATTGGTATATGTGGGTTCATGCAACGAAGAGATTGCTCAGGCAATCATATTTGCATTGATGGAACGAAGTGAGTCAGAATTGGGAGAGCCCTTTGCCCGTCTGTTGCCTCTTGGTCTTGGTCTCCTGTATCTTGGAAAACAG GAAAGCGTTGAGGCTACAGCCGAGGTCTCGAAGACCTTCAATGAAAAGATTAGAAAGCATTGCGATATGACCCTGCTTTCTTGTGCCTATGCCGGAACAGGCAATGTGCTCAAG GTCCAACATTTTCTTGGTCAATGTGCCCAACATTTTGAGAAGGGTGAAACCTTCCAGGGACCGGCCGTCCTGGGTATTGCGATGGTGGCAATGGCTGAAGAACTTGGACTCGAAATGGCCATACGTTCACTAGAACATCTTTTGCAGTATGGAGAGCAAAATATCAGAAGAGCAGTTCCTTTGGCTCTTGCCCTTCTGTGCATTTCAAACCCAAAA GTCAATGTGATGGACACTCTGAGCAGGCTCAGTCATGATTCAGATTCCGAAGTAGCTATG GCTGCTATCATTTCTTTGGGATTGATAGGTGCAGGGACAAACAATGCCAGAATAGCTGGCATGCTGCGTAATCTGTCCAGTTACTACTACAAAGAAGCCAACCTTCTGTTCTGT GTGCGGATCGCCCAGGGTCTTGTTCACTTGGGAAAGGGATTGTTAACTCTCTCACCATATCATTCTGAACACTTTCTGTTATCTCC GACTGCATTGGCTGGACTGGTTACTCTGCTGCATGCATGTCTTGATATGAAGGCCATTATCTTGGGGAAATATCACTACATTCTTTATTTCCTAACCTTAGCTATGCAG CCAAGAATGCTGCTTACTGTGGATGAAAATTTGAAACCCTTGTCGGTTCCTGTCCGTGTTGGCCAAGCTGTTGATGTTGTAGGTCAGGCAGGTCGACCCAAGACCATTACTGGTTTCCAGACCCATTCTACCCCTGTTCTACTTGCTGCCGGCGATCGAGCTGAGCTCGCAACTGAGAA GTACATTCCTCTCTCGCCCATTCTTGAAGGCTTTGTCATCTTGAAGGAGAATCCTGATTACAGAGATGATCAATAG